TCTGTTGCGTTCATTACCAACGAATGGATCATCTCATCAACGTGCACTGAGAGCCAGCTGAGGACCATAGGCCTTAATGGCCCATTTGATCAATCGGTAATCTCGAGACAGGATGTCCTCCTCAACGAGTGCAAGAGTGCACGATTCAAGTACATGTAAGCCCTGTTCCAAAATGAGCATACTAGTCGTCTATCCTCGGAGGCTTGCGTTAGATCTCTTGTGTGTAGATGCTTTTGTATCAGCACGACAATGTCGGGGCATACATCTTGCTATTGAATTGATAACTTGACCGTAAGACAAGGAAGGCGAGGATGATACTGGCTTGGGAAGTTCTCTTGAAGGAGATGTTTTGCTAGTAACTGATGGGAATTGTATAGTTCACGCCGACACAGTAATAGTCCCTACTCGAGCTTGCAGATGTGGCTGATGTGAGAATAACCAAAGCCACAACAGGTGTCATTTCCTTCGTGGCTATTAGAGTGTGACCTGATAATAATAGATCAACAAAAGTTAGTGTcattagaaaaaataaaaaatatagtCAAATGGAAATTTTCCATAATCATTTCTCAATTACATTCAGAAAGATTGTAAATGAACATGTTAAACTCGAGGTTTGCACTGAACAGAGATAAACAGCCTatcatttttatttgtttacACCACCTTTTACATCAACTACATAACAAAAGTTCAAACCGGCGATTGTAGCGGTGTCACACCCTACGAACCGTCCATTAGCGGGACCCGGATCGTCTAACGTGAAAGAGGGAAGTCATAACTGACTTTTGGCCTAATATCCGCAGTTGGCTGCACGTGAAATCCATCCAACGAGCCTAGCGATTCCAATTCGAGTCTCCCAGATACGAGAGTAACAGCTGCGTGCAAAATACAAGTTGCGGCCCAAAATCAGAGTATAATAGGTAAAAACAAATTCTCGTTGCTCTCTTGCTCGCAGAAGATATCATAACAAGTGAACTCAGTTCAGATTTAAAGTAAAACATGCATGCGAAATCTGGATGATTTGGTACTGGGTTCAGGTTTAAACTGAAGCATACATCACGGCCAATGTCTTTTCTTAACTGAAGCATGCAACTACAGACAAACTAAAAGTCAAAACTAACTACTGAAGTTTGCCATGTGACAGAAAAAATTCTTCTGCATCAATGTCGACACTCCCAACCTGCAGGGTTAAAAACAATTGATATTTTAGAACAATGAAACATGATTTACTATAGTAGCTCAAAACTCTTGGTAATTAAAATATACCGTCAGCAAATCAGTGAAACTTGTAAGGAATCCATGACCTTCAGAATCATTCAGAATGCTCCCAAGACCACTCTCTGATTGACTTTGTGATGTCTCCATTCTGTTTTCCTCTTGCTGGGAAGTTTTTGGTCTATTTTCTTGTTGCTGGGTTTTTTTCCTCCTATCATTATGTTGCCGCTGGGAAGTTTTCCTCCtattttcttgttgctgcaaaCCAAATAGAGCATAAGAATTCTAGCAAATTATTATTCTATATATGTGGAAAACCAATAAAATGTAAGTAATTACTTTGTTGCACCTTTGGTAACTCTTGTGATCCAGTAGCTCGTCCTGTCTTCCTTTTCTTGTGAAACTTGTCAACCCAACTTAGCTTTCTCTTTGcagttttcttctttggaGATTTTTTCTTTAGGCGTGCAGCTGATAAAAGTTCATTTGATTCAGGCATCACTTGCGTATCACATCCTTCATTGTCTTTACTTTCACTTCCGTTTTTCATTCTAGCCTCAACCTCCTTACCAACAGTATCAAGTGCATTCTCAAGTAAAATACAGCATTCTTGGGAACCAGCTACCTTAGTGGTCAAGTTTGAAAATTTCTGTTGAAGAAATTTGTAGCGCCAAACAGCATCCAACTTTGGATTCTCAATAACATTCCTTCCGCTTCTGTCCTGAATAGTTCTGGACCGTGCTTCCCGAGTCCATCGCTTCAAAATATAATGTGTTGGTATTAACTTGATACTCATCAAATCAAGAACCCGCAGGGCATGTGCACATAATATCCCTGCTCTCTCAAATTGTCCACAACTGCATGATGCCCTTTGTTCAAATGGATTGCCAATAACTTTGCATTCTTCTTCGTATGTTGGGTCTACAAAAGGACTACTAATTGTTACAGCAAACTCGTAGTCTGCATTCAGTTGTTTAGTGCAGGCTGCCATAGATCTCTCATATTCTGTTTGGAAACATTCAAATATACCAGGAGTGTAAATTTGACTTGCCTGGACCGCATGGGTGTTCTCATTTTGATCCGAGGTACTAGTTCCTTTGACTCAAACTCTGAATCCAACTCAATGTCTCGTTTCCCTTGCACAGCTCTTTCAAAATGCTTGAAAAAACGAATCACATCAAGATTTGCTTTCAAATGATGCTTGAGGTCATTGTTCAAGCTTTCACTTAGTTGTGTACTTCTCATTCCCAAGGTAAAAGCATCTCTCATATAACATTCAGCCCACTTCTCTTTCACCTTATAGATGCTATCAAACCAAGTATGCTTCTCTACTTTAGTTCTCATGATGTCAAAAGCTTCCTCAAATTTTGCCTTGTCCTCATACTCGAACATGCAAGCACTGAAATCTGCAAGAATATTTGACCCatcatcctcttcctcttcctcttcctcttccttctccctgTGACGAGATAGATGTTTCACAGCATTTTGCATTATGTGAAAAGTGCATAACCCATGTTGTGTTGTTGAAAATACATGCTCCACTGCCTTTCCCATTGCAGCATCTTGATCTGTATAGATGGTTCTAGGGTGCCTCTGATTATGAATTGACACAAACGTTTCAAAAAGCCATTTGAAAGAATCAAATGTTTCATCATACAAAAGGCAAGCACCAAAAATAATTGTTTCTCTGAAATGGTTGAACCCAACAAATACACCAAACGGCCTATGTTCTTTATTTGTTCCAAAAGTAGTGTCAAAAGTTACAACATCACCGAAATTAGCATAATCAATTATCATCTTAGCATCAGCCCAAAATATATCTGTGATCTGCTCTTCACAGTCCAATTGTATGGCATATTGGAATGATGTGTTCTCAGCAATTCTATCTTGAAAATACTTCAACATACTCCCTGCTTCACCATATGCTAGCTCCCTTTGGCGCTTGGTACGCAAGTAATTTTTGTGATCCTGGCGAGTATAGGTAATAAAGGATGATCCACTAACTCGCCGGCTAGCTGCCTCATGTGCAACTTTGGGCTGAATGCCTGAATCATCAGCAATGTCAATCTCGATAACTTGAATTTCAGATATTTTTCGCTGTGATGGCATGAGGTGGCATGTTTCTTGCAGCTGCAACATGTGGTTGTGTACAAGATCAAGATCATAAACTTCATAATTTCCAAGTTCTCGGTCTATTATAAGACTCATACGAACTTGGCAATTGGTCCTAATGTCTGCTCAAGGTTGCTTAATGTGCTTATCTCTTTTGTCTTTTGCCCGAAGACCCTCTTTACGACACACAAATCTGCTTGAAGTAATTGTTCCATCAAACTTGCTTACATTTGAGTATCTCTTCCTGACACCAAACCCAATCCTAACCCCGTAATGCTGCCAAAAATACCAAGCCTCATCCAAAGTGTTGAATTTCATGCCAATTTGTGGTACCCAACTTGGTATGTCATTTGTTCTGTACaatagtaaaataaaaaatagtaaATCAATAACCAATATTTAGCTGAGTGCGAACTTTTTGCCTGAAAATTAGTAAATGCTCGTCACTTACCTGTTCAAACCGGCCATGGCCTGCTTTTCCTCGTTGATCTCGCTATCCATAATGGTTTTAACAATTCGATGTACTGGTCCGACGAAGAAAACAAGCAAGAGTAGGAAACAAGgtgagaggaagaaggaagtccaaggaagaagatgagaaaaagaaaagccaaCGATCTCATCGTCGTTTACCTTATTGGAGATCGAGAGCAGTTGACAGCAACTACAGGTCTACAACGACGGCAGTAACAACGGAGCgcagtgcggcggcggcgacgacgtgCGGTGCTCTGAGCCGTCGGCTTCTTCCGCCGTCCAAGTTTAGATGATCAACCACGTTTTTGTTTTGGCGCCAGAAAAACAAGAAGGCAAAGAGCCATTTAAGGATTTCGCGCGCTGTGGAGCTCTTTGTTTGCGCGCCATCGACCGAGAACAATCAAGGACTCGCCAGACTCGTTGGATGTATTTCACGTGCAGCCAACGGCAGATATTAGGCCAAACGTCTGACTTTCTTTTTTCACGTTAGACGATCCGGGTCCCCATGAGCGCTATGAAATCAACGCACGCCCCAGTCGGTATTTCAGTTGTGTATCGTACTTGTTGCTACTGGGCCCACTCGAGTTTGTCGCTGTCCTTCACGGAGCAGATATTTTGGCTGGTTTCCATCGTACTGTCATCTCTCTCCCAGTCTCCCTCCGCCTGTCCGCCATCGCGTTGTTCCCTCCCTCCTATCGCCGGAGGTGCCTAGCATCGTCGCCACCTATGCCACTGCCGCAGGGGGCTTCATCGACGCGCCGCCATGCTGTTCTTCCCCGGATCCATTTCCGCCCCAATTTCTTTCCCGCAGTGCGCTGTTGTGCCGTTCTTCCCAATAGTCGCGAGCCACTGGACCGAGCCGCCACGCAGTTCTTCCCCGGATCCATTGCTGCCCCAATTACTTTCCCGTAGTGCGTCGTTGTGCCGTTCTTCCCAAGATCgcgagccgcgccgccggagtgcgccgccgccgcgttgTTCTCCAAATCCGGCGGGATCCGTGGCTGACATCTCCGCTGGAGTGCGCAATGCGAGTAGATGGGCAGGCCTCGGCACACACTATGGCGAGCGATGTCAGGCAGTGGCGATGCGGTTTAAGTTCCGGCGCGTGTCATGCTgcggagagaagaagagaactgAGAAAGAGAATAAGTTAGACGTGAGATTATGACATGTGGGGTCACCTGATTGATTTCGTTTTCAACTTTGTACTTACACGTTCGGTGGTTTCTACAAATAATTTGAAAGTCCAAATGAAGTCCGAATCCAATGAAATTTTGAGGGTTGGTTTCTGATGGTGTTATCCACCTCCAGTAAAATTCTCAATTATTTTGGAGCAAGTTTGAAATTCAGGGATTTATGTGACCTCGAAAATCCTTTAATTCAAAAAGGGTATTAAAGTAATCCAGCTtaacttgaaattttgtagAGGCTCGAACTATATATATGTGAGCTTGTCCAAAAAGTTTTAAGTCGACGGGACAAGGTTGAAGATATTATTTTCTTCATTGGTTTGTGGTATATGAAATTAAGTGGTATCTCGCTAGTATATTTCATTAGTACATGGTATATGAATGGTATATTTATTTGGTATGTGGTATATGAATGGTATATTTCATTGGTATGCGGTATATGATATTACGGTGTTATATGATATAAAAATGGTATACTACATTCGTATGGTACATGATATTACGTCGGTATCTCACTGGTATATTTTATTGGTACATGGTATATGAATGATATATTTCATTGGTACGTGGTATATGATATTACGGTGTTATATGATATACAAATGGTATATGATATTACGACGGTATCTCACTGGTATATTTTATTGGTACATGATGTATGAATGGTATATTTATTTGGTTTGTGGTATATGAATGGTATATTTCATTGGTATGTTGTGTATGATATACAAATGGTATTTCGACAAATTTGAGAACCTCAGTGTAATGACCCGAAAATTGATATACAAATGGTATGTTGGGCAACACAAGGCGGCGCGTGGCTAGCACGGCATGCCACCGGTAGGTGACGACGCGTGGCTAGCGCGGCATAATGACATTTCATCaatttcctcaaaatcctGCGCCACAAATTGTTGACCTGAAACTTTGTGTACAAGCGAAttaagtatatatatagagttTGATCCccctcaaaatttcaaatcaagcaGAATTACTTAAATACTTAATTAAACCATTTTCGAAATCACATAAATTCCAGATTTTCTAACTTGCTTCAAAATAATTGAAACTTTTACTGGAACTGGATAACACCATCCTAAACCAACTCTCAAAATTTCATTGGATTCGGACTTCATTTGAACTTTCAAATAATTTATAGAAACCACCAACGCCTAGGTACAAAGTTGAAAATGAAATCCATCAAGGAGGGCCGCCAGGTCCAGCTGTG
The Brachypodium distachyon strain Bd21 chromosome 2, Brachypodium_distachyon_v3.0, whole genome shotgun sequence genome window above contains:
- the LOC100822837 gene encoding protein FAR1-RELATED SEQUENCE 5-like produces the protein MAGLNRTNDIPSWVPQIGMKFNTLDEAWYFWQHYGVRIGFGVRKRYSNLQETCHLMPSQRKISEIQVIEIDIADDSGIQPKVAHEAASRRVSGSSFITYTRQDHKNYLRTKRQRELAYGEAGSMLKYFQDRIAENTSFQYAIQLDCEEQITDIFWADAKMIIDYANFGDVVTFDTTFGTNKEHRPFGVFVGFNHFRETIIFGACLLYDETFDSFKWLFETFVSIHNQRHPRTIYTDQDAAMGKAVEHVFSTTQHGLCTFHIMQNAVKHLSRHREKEEEEEEEEDDGSNILADFSACMFEYEDKAKFEEAFDIMRTKVEKHTWFDSIYKVKEKWAECYMRDAFTLGMRSTQLSESLNNDLKHHLKANLDVIRFFKHFERAVQGKRDIELDSEFESKELKFSNLTTKVAGSQECCILLENALDTVGKEVEARMKNGSESKDNEGCDTQVMPESNELLSAARLKKKSPKKKTAKRKLSWVDKFHKKRKTGRATGSQELPKQQENRRKTSQRQHNDRRKKTQQQENRPKTSQQEENRMETSQSQSESGLGSILNDSEGHGFLTSFTDLLTVGSVDIDAEEFFLSHGKLQ